The Algoriphagus sp. TR-M9 genome has a window encoding:
- a CDS encoding DUF3467 domain-containing protein, with product MQDDNQNKKADQQINVELSEEVAEGVYSNLAMIAHSNSEFVIDFIRLMPGVPKAKVKSRIIVTPDHAKRLLSALKDNIEKYEAAFGKINQSGGAPQFPISFGTPGEA from the coding sequence ATGCAAGACGACAATCAAAATAAAAAAGCAGACCAGCAGATCAATGTAGAGCTTTCTGAAGAAGTAGCTGAGGGGGTTTATTCCAATTTAGCGATGATCGCACATTCCAATTCTGAATTTGTGATTGACTTCATTCGCTTGATGCCTGGCGTGCCCAAAGCTAAAGTAAAGTCTAGGATTATTGTAACCCCAGACCATGCCAAGCGGCTGCTTTCAGCATTGAAAGACAATATCGAGAAATACGAGGCTGCATTCGGTAAGATCAATCAGTCAGGAGGAGCGCCACAGTTTCCGATTAGTTTCGGTACGCCGGGGGAGGCTTAG
- a CDS encoding T9SS type A sorting domain-containing protein, producing MKKYFIFLIFIYFTFQLEDVTGQAKVEKVDPSKIPAKISSFKSPFVPEFPDKDEFLTELFLGLQDQKSIDEPINIGKSLVFKKDFETIPLTKREGKIFREIEISSPNSNTMSVNFSHIELSKSGELFIINDEESYILGPIISEDVNRIKNFDPGFIPGDEIRILLVENENEGSISKVEISNIGHIIYDFFGVQKFETSKIEGTNCTGFGCSASCLQNIACFTNMNLESKAVALISYTDNSDPNFPGMVSLRGTGYLVNNGAQNKRALFLAMIHGIGGYMVPDLKFIFHYKSPQCTPTTTGSQMYFVQGATQLGLDASNDLRFLELSTNPGTTSVFTNNPVSYLGWSIINETIPTISGIHHPLGDVQKYMSGGPTTPFQLVEPGVNYGVWRYKVSNGFPETISSGSPTLNQQKRVIGSLYGAESPLNCSNFTTYNVYSVRLSRSWSLLCQYLDPNNEGIVAINTITSTPGSKIFPSVNGPNLVCSSSTFTLQNAPIDLSTSWSIIQGASLLSSPSSGTGKSALVSTLNSLVSGEVKIRFSISGLCTSKTYDKVFWVGKPATPIIHTLDVHMDFPPNRFTIYMNPPVIHGVTSYNWYLDGVMQSSHSSSATFNRRSPYCGRTYYVEVEAINACGTSVKGYYYVSEPSCFTGYSLRISPNPATSEVEIAVLGSPTDYGDKELVQQKVIVEQSGELVIYDRLGNQMHSQQMKSGKVTIDVQHLKPGTYVVKYFSNEGAVEGKLLKP from the coding sequence GTGAAAAAGTATTTCATTTTCCTCATTTTTATTTATTTCACTTTTCAGCTAGAGGATGTAACCGGTCAAGCTAAAGTGGAAAAAGTTGATCCTTCCAAAATTCCAGCTAAAATCTCTTCCTTCAAATCCCCTTTCGTTCCTGAATTCCCGGATAAAGATGAATTTCTAACAGAGTTATTTTTGGGTCTTCAAGACCAAAAATCAATTGATGAGCCAATTAATATTGGTAAAAGCTTAGTTTTTAAAAAGGATTTCGAAACTATTCCATTGACAAAACGTGAAGGAAAAATTTTTAGAGAAATAGAGATATCCTCTCCCAACTCAAATACTATGAGTGTAAATTTTAGTCATATAGAACTTTCAAAGAGTGGAGAGCTTTTCATAATTAATGATGAGGAATCCTATATTTTGGGGCCAATAATTTCTGAAGACGTCAATAGAATAAAGAATTTTGATCCAGGATTTATTCCAGGAGACGAGATTAGAATTTTATTGGTTGAGAATGAAAATGAGGGGTCTATTAGCAAAGTTGAAATTTCAAACATCGGTCACATAATTTATGACTTTTTTGGCGTACAAAAATTCGAAACATCAAAAATCGAGGGAACTAATTGTACTGGCTTTGGGTGTTCCGCCTCATGTTTACAGAATATTGCCTGTTTCACCAACATGAATTTAGAATCTAAAGCTGTTGCTCTAATTTCTTACACTGATAACTCTGACCCAAATTTTCCAGGAATGGTAAGCTTAAGAGGTACTGGATATTTGGTCAATAATGGGGCACAAAATAAAAGAGCATTATTTTTGGCAATGATTCATGGAATTGGTGGTTATATGGTTCCAGATTTAAAATTTATTTTTCATTACAAGAGCCCTCAGTGTACTCCTACAACAACTGGATCGCAGATGTATTTTGTGCAAGGTGCTACTCAACTTGGACTTGATGCGTCTAATGATTTAAGGTTTCTAGAATTATCTACTAATCCAGGAACTACCAGCGTTTTTACCAACAATCCCGTGTCTTATTTAGGATGGAGTATAATTAATGAAACAATCCCGACAATTTCCGGGATTCACCATCCCCTAGGCGATGTCCAGAAGTACATGTCAGGTGGCCCGACAACACCTTTCCAGTTAGTTGAGCCAGGTGTCAATTATGGAGTATGGAGGTATAAAGTATCAAATGGATTTCCAGAGACAATTAGCTCAGGGAGCCCTACCTTAAACCAACAAAAAAGAGTAATTGGATCGCTATATGGTGCAGAATCTCCTCTCAATTGTTCAAATTTTACAACTTATAACGTTTATTCTGTCAGACTTAGTAGGTCATGGTCACTTTTGTGTCAGTATTTAGACCCGAATAATGAAGGTATTGTTGCAATTAATACGATAACCAGTACACCCGGAAGTAAAATTTTCCCTTCTGTTAATGGCCCTAATCTGGTTTGTAGCAGTTCAACTTTTACTTTGCAAAATGCACCTATAGATTTGTCAACAAGCTGGTCAATTATTCAGGGGGCTTCACTTTTATCTTCTCCCTCCTCAGGAACTGGCAAAAGCGCATTAGTATCTACTCTTAATTCACTTGTGTCGGGAGAGGTGAAAATTCGATTTTCGATTTCTGGATTGTGTACTAGTAAAACGTATGATAAGGTTTTCTGGGTGGGCAAACCTGCCACCCCGATCATTCATACGCTGGATGTACACATGGATTTTCCACCGAACAGATTTACGATATATATGAACCCCCCCGTTATTCATGGAGTCACCTCCTATAACTGGTATCTGGATGGAGTGATGCAGAGTTCCCACAGTTCATCTGCTACCTTTAACAGAAGAAGTCCCTATTGCGGAAGAACCTATTATGTAGAAGTGGAAGCAATCAATGCTTGTGGTACCTCGGTGAAAGGCTATTATTATGTAAGTGAACCTTCCTGTTTTACAGGGTATAGCCTGAGAATCTCACCGAATCCGGCTACCTCCGAAGTGGAAATCGCCGTGTTGGGAAGTCCAACTGATTACGGGGACAAGGAGTTGGTTCAGCAGAAAGTGATCGTGGAGCAATCAGGTGAGCTTGTAATATATGACCGCCTCGGTAATCAGATGCATTCGCAGCAGATGAAATCGGGAAAGGTCACGATTGATGTCCAGCATCTCAAGCCGGGCACCTATGTGGTGAAGTATTTTTCCAATGAAGGTGCGGTAGAAGGTAAATTGCTTAAGCCTTAA
- the rpsL gene encoding 30S ribosomal protein S12 yields MPTIQQLVRKGRTTLETKSKSRALDACPQRRGVCTRVYTTTPKKPNSAMRKVARVRLTNGKEVNAYIPGEGHNLQEHSIVLIRGGRVKDLPGVRYHIIRGALDTAGVKDRKQGRSKYGAKRPKAAKK; encoded by the coding sequence ATGCCTACTATTCAACAGTTAGTAAGAAAAGGTAGAACTACACTGGAAACCAAATCAAAATCAAGAGCTTTGGATGCATGTCCTCAGCGAAGAGGAGTTTGTACCAGAGTATATACTACCACCCCGAAGAAGCCTAACTCAGCAATGAGAAAAGTGGCCAGGGTGAGATTGACAAATGGAAAAGAAGTGAATGCTTACATTCCAGGTGAAGGTCATAATCTACAAGAGCACTCTATCGTCTTGATCAGAGGTGGTCGTGTGAAAGATCTTCCGGGTGTGAGATATCACATCATCCGAGGTGCACTAGATACCGCAGGAGTAAAAGACCGTAAACAAGGTCGCTCTAAGTATGGTGCTAAAAGGCCGAAAGCGGCAAAGAAATAA
- the rpsG gene encoding 30S ribosomal protein S7: MRKAKPKKRYILPDPKFNDTLVTKFVNCLMVDGKKSIAYRIFYDAVEKVEEKVGENGLEVWKKALNNIAPSVEVKSRRVGGATFQVPMEVRPERKLSLGIKWMITYARRRGEKTMMDRLAGEIIAASKGEGAGVKKKDDTHRMAEANKAFSHFRF; this comes from the coding sequence ATGAGAAAAGCGAAACCAAAGAAGAGATATATTCTTCCTGATCCCAAGTTCAACGATACCTTGGTGACCAAGTTTGTGAACTGTCTTATGGTAGATGGGAAGAAGAGTATTGCTTACAGAATTTTCTACGATGCAGTAGAAAAAGTTGAGGAAAAAGTAGGTGAGAATGGTCTTGAAGTTTGGAAAAAAGCGCTTAACAATATTGCTCCATCCGTAGAGGTGAAGAGTCGTAGAGTTGGTGGTGCTACGTTCCAGGTTCCAATGGAAGTTCGTCCGGAAAGAAAATTGTCTCTAGGTATCAAGTGGATGATCACTTACGCCAGAAGAAGAGGTGAGAAGACTATGATGGATAGACTTGCAGGTGAGATCATCGCTGCTAGCAAAGGTGAAGGTGCCGGCGTAAAGAAGAAAGATGATACCCACAGAATGGCCGAGGCAAACAAAGCATTCTCCCACTTTAGATTTTAA
- the fusA gene encoding elongation factor G, whose amino-acid sequence MARDLKYTRNIGIAAHIDAGKTTTTERILFYSGVSHKIGEVHDGAATMDWMAQEQERGITITSAATTVFWNYRDQKYQINIIDTPGHVDFTVEVNRSLRVLDGLVFLFSAVDGVEPQSETNWRLADNYKVARIGFVNKMDRAGANFLEVCKQVKEMLGSYAVPLQLPIGAEDRFRGVVDLINNRAIVWNEEDFGMTFSEVPIPEDMEDDVAQWREHLLEAVADYDESLMEKFFDDPESISEEEILTALRKAVIDMKIVPMVCGSSFKNKGVQTMLDLVMELLPSPMDKDDIIATALDDEDQKVAISPNEDEPFAGLAFKIATDPFVGRLCFVRAYSGRLDSGSYVFNSRSGNKERISRVFQMHANKQNQIDALRAGDIGAVVGFKDIKTGDTLCSESRKVVLESMIFPEPVIGYAIEPKTQADVDKLGMAIAKLIEEDPTLQVNTDHETGQTILRGMGELHLDIIIDRLKREFKVEINQGAPQVAYKEALFGSVEHKEVYKKQTGGKGKFADIVFEIGPKEADPETGEIKPGLEFVNGIVGGVIPKEFIPSIQKGFAEAMNNGPLAGYPIEAMKVRLFHGSFHDVDSDALSFELAARIGFKEAAKKCKPQLLEPIMAVDVVAPDEYTGPITGDLNRRRGLMKGMDTKGTSSVIKASVPLSELFGYITDLRTISSGRATASLTFSHYEPVPNNIAEGVIANVKGQKD is encoded by the coding sequence ATGGCAAGAGACTTAAAATACACCAGAAACATCGGTATCGCCGCTCATATCGATGCTGGTAAGACTACAACTACTGAGCGTATCCTTTTTTATTCCGGAGTTTCCCATAAAATAGGGGAGGTGCACGATGGTGCAGCCACTATGGACTGGATGGCACAGGAGCAAGAGCGTGGGATCACCATTACCTCTGCTGCTACCACAGTTTTCTGGAACTACCGCGATCAGAAATATCAAATTAACATCATCGATACTCCGGGTCACGTGGACTTTACCGTAGAGGTAAACCGTTCCCTAAGAGTATTGGATGGTTTAGTTTTCCTATTCAGTGCTGTGGATGGTGTTGAGCCACAGTCTGAGACTAACTGGCGATTAGCTGATAATTATAAAGTAGCCCGTATCGGATTCGTTAACAAAATGGACCGTGCCGGCGCTAACTTCCTGGAAGTTTGTAAGCAGGTGAAGGAAATGCTGGGTAGCTATGCGGTACCATTGCAGCTTCCTATCGGTGCTGAAGACAGATTCCGTGGAGTGGTTGATTTGATCAATAACCGCGCGATCGTATGGAACGAGGAAGACTTCGGGATGACCTTCTCAGAAGTGCCTATTCCAGAAGACATGGAAGATGATGTAGCGCAGTGGAGAGAGCACTTGCTTGAAGCTGTAGCAGACTACGATGAATCATTGATGGAGAAATTCTTCGATGATCCGGAGTCTATCTCTGAAGAAGAGATTTTGACTGCTTTGAGAAAAGCAGTGATTGACATGAAGATCGTACCAATGGTATGTGGATCCTCATTCAAAAACAAAGGGGTGCAGACCATGCTTGACCTCGTGATGGAATTGCTTCCTTCTCCTATGGACAAGGACGATATCATTGCTACGGCTCTAGATGATGAAGATCAAAAAGTGGCTATCTCTCCAAATGAGGACGAGCCATTCGCAGGTCTTGCGTTTAAGATTGCCACTGACCCATTCGTAGGTAGACTTTGTTTCGTGAGAGCCTATTCCGGAAGACTGGACTCTGGTTCTTATGTATTCAACAGCCGATCTGGCAATAAAGAGCGTATCTCCAGAGTATTCCAAATGCATGCCAATAAGCAAAACCAAATCGATGCCCTAAGAGCAGGAGATATTGGAGCTGTGGTAGGCTTTAAGGATATCAAGACAGGAGATACCCTTTGTAGCGAAAGCCGCAAAGTAGTATTGGAATCTATGATCTTCCCTGAGCCTGTGATTGGATACGCTATTGAGCCAAAGACTCAAGCAGACGTAGACAAACTGGGTATGGCAATCGCCAAACTTATTGAAGAAGATCCTACACTTCAGGTGAATACTGACCACGAAACAGGACAGACTATCTTGAGAGGTATGGGTGAGCTTCACTTGGATATCATCATTGACCGTCTGAAGAGAGAGTTCAAGGTTGAAATCAACCAAGGTGCTCCTCAGGTTGCTTATAAGGAAGCATTGTTTGGCTCTGTAGAGCACAAAGAAGTTTACAAAAAGCAGACAGGTGGTAAAGGTAAATTTGCAGATATCGTATTTGAAATCGGACCGAAAGAAGCAGATCCAGAGACTGGAGAAATCAAGCCAGGACTTGAATTTGTCAATGGTATCGTAGGTGGTGTGATTCCAAAAGAATTCATTCCTTCTATTCAGAAAGGTTTTGCCGAGGCGATGAACAATGGTCCATTGGCAGGTTACCCTATCGAAGCGATGAAGGTGAGATTGTTCCACGGATCCTTCCACGATGTCGATTCAGATGCACTTTCTTTTGAACTTGCTGCTAGAATCGGTTTCAAAGAAGCTGCTAAGAAATGTAAACCACAGCTACTAGAGCCGATCATGGCAGTAGATGTAGTTGCTCCTGACGAATATACCGGTCCTATCACCGGTGATTTGAACAGAAGAAGAGGTTTGATGAAAGGGATGGATACCAAGGGTACTTCCTCTGTAATCAAGGCGTCAGTGCCATTGTCTGAGTTGTTCGGTTATATTACAGACCTTAGAACAATCTCTTCTGGTAGAGCAACAGCTTCACTGACATTCTCACACTACGAGCCAGTGCCTAACAACATTGCCGAAGGTGTAATTGCTAACGTAAAAGGTCAGAAGGACTAA
- the rpsJ gene encoding 30S ribosomal protein S10: protein MNQKIRIKLKSYDHSLVDKSSEKIVKAVKATGAVVVGPIPLPTKKEKFTVLKSPHVSKKARDQYQLCTYKRLVDIYSNSSKTVDALMKIELPSGVDVEIKV from the coding sequence ATGAATCAGAAAATCAGAATAAAACTAAAATCATACGATCATAGCCTGGTGGATAAGTCATCAGAGAAGATCGTAAAGGCTGTGAAAGCCACTGGCGCAGTAGTAGTAGGGCCAATTCCATTGCCTACTAAAAAAGAGAAATTCACGGTGTTGAAGTCTCCTCACGTCAGCAAGAAAGCTAGAGATCAGTACCAGCTTTGTACATACAAGAGACTGGTAGATATCTACTCTAATTCCTCAAAGACAGTGGATGCATTGATGAAAATCGAGCTTCCTAGTGGAGTAGATGTAGAGATCAAAGTTTGA
- the rplC gene encoding 50S ribosomal protein L3, with product MSGIIGKKVGMTSIFSADGRNVACTLIEAGPCVVTQVKNVETDGYNAVQLGYGERKEKNTPKPLIGHFKKAGTTPKHKVVEFREFRVEFEGQVDLGATVKAGEVFVEGDFVDAIGTSKGKGFQGVVKRHGFAGVGGSTHGQHNRQRHPGSIGACSWPSRVFKGMRMAGRTGGDRVKVINLRVLKIYPEKNLLLVSGSVPGPKNSFVILEK from the coding sequence ATGTCTGGTATAATAGGTAAAAAAGTAGGAATGACTAGCATTTTCAGTGCCGATGGACGTAACGTCGCATGCACGCTAATAGAAGCTGGTCCTTGCGTAGTGACGCAAGTAAAAAACGTTGAAACAGACGGGTACAACGCAGTGCAGTTGGGTTATGGTGAGCGTAAAGAGAAAAATACGCCTAAGCCATTGATCGGTCACTTTAAAAAGGCCGGTACTACCCCTAAGCACAAAGTTGTTGAGTTCAGAGAATTCCGGGTCGAGTTTGAAGGCCAGGTAGATCTAGGAGCTACTGTGAAGGCTGGTGAAGTGTTTGTCGAAGGTGACTTCGTAGATGCTATCGGAACTTCAAAAGGTAAAGGATTCCAAGGTGTAGTAAAGCGTCATGGTTTTGCAGGTGTGGGTGGTTCCACTCACGGTCAGCACAACAGGCAGAGACACCCGGGTTCAATTGGTGCGTGTTCTTGGCCGTCCAGAGTATTCAAAGGAATGAGAATGGCAGGTAGAACAGGCGGGGACAGAGTAAAAGTGATCAACCTAAGAGTGTTGAAAATCTATCCAGAGAAAAACCTATTGTTGGTTTCTGGTTCTGTACCTGGTCCAAAAAATTCTTTCGTTATTCTAGAGAAGTAA
- the rplD gene encoding 50S ribosomal protein L4 has translation MELAVINQKGEDTGRKISLSDEIFAIEPNDHAIYLDVKQYLANQRQGTHKSKERNEIAGSTKKIKKQKGTGSARAGSIKSPLFRGGGRVFGPQPRDYSFKLNKKVKQLARKSALAYKVKENSLSVLENVSFDSPKTKSYLAMLNGLSLGDKKTLLVLPEENTNVFLSSRNLPKAKVVTVNDVNTYQVLHADHLVICEGSVSKLETILAK, from the coding sequence ATGGAATTAGCAGTAATTAATCAAAAAGGAGAAGACACAGGTAGAAAGATCAGCTTGTCTGATGAGATCTTCGCGATCGAACCAAACGATCATGCGATCTACCTTGATGTAAAGCAGTACTTGGCTAACCAAAGACAGGGGACGCACAAGTCTAAAGAGAGAAATGAGATAGCTGGCTCTACTAAAAAGATCAAAAAGCAAAAGGGTACAGGTAGTGCTCGTGCTGGATCTATCAAGTCGCCACTATTCCGAGGAGGAGGAAGAGTATTTGGCCCACAGCCAAGAGACTATTCTTTCAAATTGAATAAAAAGGTAAAACAACTAGCTAGAAAATCTGCACTTGCATATAAAGTGAAAGAAAACAGCCTATCAGTTTTGGAGAATGTGTCATTCGACTCTCCAAAGACCAAGAGCTACCTAGCTATGCTTAACGGACTGTCTCTTGGTGACAAGAAGACACTTTTGGTTCTTCCAGAAGAGAATACTAACGTGTTCCTTTCCAGCAGAAACCTACCAAAGGCAAAAGTTGTGACTGTAAATGATGTAAATACTTACCAGGTTCTTCATGCTGATCACCTAGTGATCTGCGAAGGTTCAGTAAGTAAGTTGGAAACCATTTTAGCGAAATAA
- the rplW gene encoding 50S ribosomal protein L23 — protein sequence MDILKQPLITEKISAMNERGVYGFIVEKTAKKPEIKNAVEKTYGVKVVSIRTIRYAAKHKSRYTKSKVVSGFTNAFKKAIVQVADGEVIDFYGEI from the coding sequence ATGGATATTCTAAAGCAGCCTTTGATTACAGAAAAGATTTCTGCCATGAACGAAAGAGGCGTTTATGGATTCATCGTAGAAAAAACTGCGAAGAAACCGGAAATCAAAAACGCTGTAGAAAAAACGTATGGTGTGAAAGTGGTATCAATCAGAACCATCAGATATGCAGCAAAGCATAAATCTAGATACACCAAATCTAAAGTGGTTTCAGGCTTTACCAATGCTTTCAAGAAAGCAATCGTGCAAGTAGCCGATGGTGAAGTGATTGATTTTTACGGAGAAATTTAA
- the rplB gene encoding 50S ribosomal protein L2, which translates to MAIKKLKPVTPGTRFRVAPAFDEITTSKPEKSLLAPNKKSGGRNNEGRMTARYIGGGHKRRLRIVDFKRNKFGVPATVKSIEYDPNRTARLALLYYADGAKTYIIAPEGLSVGQTVISGEQVAPEVGNAMPIANIPMGTIVHCLELKPGKGAAMVRSAGGYAQIVARDGKYVTVKLPSGEMRLILGTCMATIGTVSNGDHMNVVLGKAGRKRWLGTRPRVRGVAMNPVDHPMGGGEGRSSGGHPRSRKGLLSKGKKTRSPKKYSNKFIVSKRSK; encoded by the coding sequence ATGGCAATTAAAAAGTTGAAGCCTGTAACTCCAGGGACAAGATTCAGAGTAGCGCCAGCGTTTGACGAGATCACCACGTCAAAGCCGGAAAAATCTCTACTTGCTCCTAACAAGAAGTCAGGTGGACGAAACAATGAAGGTAGAATGACAGCCCGATATATCGGTGGCGGTCATAAGAGAAGACTCAGAATAGTAGACTTCAAGAGAAATAAGTTTGGTGTACCGGCGACTGTAAAGTCCATCGAGTATGATCCAAACAGAACGGCACGTCTAGCCCTACTTTATTACGCTGACGGAGCTAAGACCTACATTATCGCCCCGGAAGGTTTGTCAGTAGGGCAAACAGTGATTTCCGGTGAGCAAGTTGCTCCAGAAGTGGGCAACGCGATGCCAATAGCAAATATTCCAATGGGTACTATAGTACACTGCTTGGAATTGAAGCCAGGTAAAGGTGCCGCAATGGTAAGAAGTGCAGGAGGATATGCGCAGATCGTAGCCCGAGACGGCAAATACGTGACCGTAAAACTTCCTTCTGGTGAGATGAGACTTATACTTGGTACTTGTATGGCCACTATTGGGACAGTTTCCAATGGAGATCATATGAACGTAGTATTGGGTAAAGCTGGTCGTAAGAGATGGCTCGGAACAAGACCTCGCGTAAGAGGTGTTGCGATGAACCCGGTAGATCACCCAATGGGTGGTGGTGAAGGTAGATCCTCTGGAGGACACCCTAGATCCCGCAAAGGTCTATTGTCCAAAGGTAAGAAGACCAGATCACCTAAAAAGTATTCAAACAAGTTCATCGTAAGCAAAAGATCTAAATAA
- the rpsS gene encoding 30S ribosomal protein S19, translated as MARSLKKGPYIEHHLVKKVDAQNESGKKSVIKTWSRKSMISPDFVGHTFAVHNGNKFIPVFVTDNMVGHKLGEFAPTRNFRGHIAKKDKGKR; from the coding sequence ATGGCACGTTCATTAAAAAAAGGTCCTTATATCGAGCACCATCTGGTAAAGAAAGTGGATGCTCAGAACGAATCAGGCAAGAAGTCAGTAATCAAGACTTGGTCAAGAAAATCAATGATTTCTCCGGATTTCGTAGGACATACCTTCGCTGTGCATAATGGTAATAAGTTTATTCCGGTATTTGTCACAGATAACATGGTAGGTCATAAGCTAGGTGAATTTGCTCCTACCAGAAATTTCAGAGGCCACATTGCCAAAAAAGATAAAGGAAAGAGATAA
- the rplV gene encoding 50S ribosomal protein L22, whose amino-acid sequence MEALAKLNNVPTSPRKMRLVADLVRGKRVGLALSILKFTPNHGAIRLEKLLLSAVANWQAKNPDAKLEEADLFIKTIMVDEGRSLKRLRPAPQGRGHRIRKRSNHVTLIVDSFNDEAVTADVVETNEKAN is encoded by the coding sequence ATGGAAGCATTAGCAAAATTAAATAATGTCCCTACCTCTCCGCGTAAGATGCGCCTTGTGGCTGACCTTGTCAGAGGCAAGAGAGTAGGATTGGCACTTAGCATTTTGAAGTTTACTCCTAATCATGGAGCAATCAGACTTGAAAAATTGCTGCTTTCTGCTGTAGCCAACTGGCAAGCAAAGAATCCTGACGCCAAGCTAGAAGAAGCGGACCTATTCATCAAAACCATCATGGTAGATGAAGGAAGATCTCTGAAGAGATTGAGACCAGCTCCTCAAGGCCGAGGCCACAGAATCCGTAAAAGATCAAATCATGTAACGCTGATCGTAGATTCGTTCAACGACGAGGCAGTTACCGCTGATGTAGTAGAAACAAACGAAAAGGCAAATTAA
- the rpsC gene encoding 30S ribosomal protein S3: MGQKINPIGFRLGVVKGWDSNWYGGKDFAEKLHEDQKIRKYVLARIPKGGISKVIIERTLKRITLTIHTARPGVVIGKGGAEVDKLKEELKNITKKDIQINIFEIKRPELDAKLVGESIAQQLQARISFRRAMKQAIAASMRVGAEGIKVKLSGRLGGAEMARSEMYKEGRIPLHTLRADIDYALSEALTVYGIIGIKVWIFKGEVYGKRDLSPNQGAGNEGKGSRNSGPKRNDGPRRRKRNN; the protein is encoded by the coding sequence ATGGGACAAAAGATCAACCCAATAGGATTTAGACTTGGTGTAGTCAAAGGCTGGGATTCCAACTGGTATGGTGGGAAAGACTTTGCTGAGAAACTTCACGAAGATCAGAAAATCCGTAAGTACGTCCTTGCCAGAATTCCTAAGGGAGGTATTTCTAAAGTGATTATCGAGCGTACGCTGAAGAGAATCACACTTACGATTCATACTGCCCGTCCAGGTGTTGTTATTGGTAAAGGTGGAGCCGAAGTAGATAAGCTGAAAGAAGAGTTGAAAAATATCACTAAGAAAGATATTCAGATCAACATCTTCGAAATCAAACGTCCTGAACTGGATGCGAAATTGGTAGGTGAATCTATCGCTCAGCAGCTTCAAGCTAGAATTTCTTTCAGAAGAGCTATGAAGCAAGCGATTGCCGCTTCCATGAGAGTAGGAGCTGAAGGGATTAAAGTTAAACTTTCTGGTCGTCTAGGTGGAGCCGAAATGGCCCGCTCAGAAATGTACAAAGAAGGAAGAATTCCTCTTCACACTTTGAGAGCAGATATCGATTACGCACTTTCCGAAGCCCTTACGGTCTATGGAATCATCGGAATCAAAGTCTGGATCTTCAAAGGAGAAGTGTACGGGAAGAGAGATCTTTCTCCAAATCAGGGTGCCGGAAACGAAGGAAAAGGTTCTAGAAACTCCGGTCCTAAGAGAAACGACGGTCCAAGACGAAGAAAAAGAAATAACTAA
- the rplP gene encoding 50S ribosomal protein L16, protein MLQPKRTKYRKMQKGRIKGIAQRGHTLSFGNFGIKSLEPGWITSRQIEAARIAMTRAMKREGQVWIRIFPDKPITKKPAEVRMGKGKGAPEYWVAVIKPGTILFEATGVSLEVAQEALRLAQQKLPVSTKFVVRRDYAE, encoded by the coding sequence ATGTTACAGCCAAAAAGAACTAAATATAGGAAAATGCAAAAGGGCCGTATCAAAGGCATTGCACAGAGAGGGCATACGCTTTCTTTTGGCAACTTTGGTATCAAGTCCCTGGAGCCAGGATGGATTACATCCCGTCAGATCGAGGCAGCTCGTATCGCAATGACGAGAGCAATGAAAAGAGAAGGTCAGGTTTGGATCAGGATTTTCCCTGACAAGCCGATCACCAAGAAGCCCGCAGAGGTTCGTATGGGTAAAGGTAAAGGTGCACCAGAATATTGGGTAGCCGTTATCAAGCCAGGAACGATCCTTTTCGAAGCTACAGGCGTCAGCCTGGAAGTCGCTCAAGAGGCGTTGAGACTTGCCCAGCAAAAGCTACCGGTAAGTACAAAATTTGTTGTTCGTAGAGACTACGCTGAATAA
- the rpmC gene encoding 50S ribosomal protein L29 yields the protein MKNTEIKSLSASEIAERIVAEKENLNKLKFAHSISPIENPNRIRESKRFIARLKTALAAK from the coding sequence ATGAAAAATACAGAGATCAAATCACTGTCTGCAAGTGAAATCGCCGAGCGCATTGTCGCTGAAAAGGAGAATCTGAACAAACTGAAGTTTGCTCATTCGATTTCTCCAATAGAGAATCCTAACAGAATCCGCGAGTCCAAGCGCTTTATCGCAAGATTAAAGACTGCATTGGCTGCCAAATAA